A DNA window from Niabella yanshanensis contains the following coding sequences:
- a CDS encoding YggS family pyridoxal phosphate-dependent enzyme, with protein MSINVQACQQLITALRSQNVSLVAVSKIKPVSDIKALYDLGQRDFGENYVQELVDKQSQLPGDIRWHFIGHLQSNKAKYIAPFVHLIHGVDSFNLLKEINKQALKNNRVIDCLLQVHVAQEETKFGLDETELNDIMAHVAVLKNVQIKGLMGMASFSNDEVLVRNEFRQLKKLFEQLGQPGITNIKPEILSMGMSGDYTMAIEEGSTMVRVGSLLFGARA; from the coding sequence ATGTCAATTAATGTACAAGCCTGTCAGCAGCTGATAACAGCATTGAGGTCTCAAAATGTAAGCCTGGTGGCAGTTTCCAAAATAAAGCCGGTATCAGATATAAAGGCTTTATATGACCTGGGGCAAAGAGATTTTGGTGAGAATTATGTGCAGGAACTGGTGGATAAACAATCGCAATTACCCGGCGATATCCGCTGGCATTTTATTGGGCACCTACAAAGCAACAAAGCGAAATATATTGCTCCTTTCGTACATCTTATCCATGGCGTGGACAGCTTTAATTTATTAAAGGAGATCAATAAACAAGCGCTTAAAAATAATCGGGTGATTGATTGCTTATTGCAAGTGCATGTAGCGCAGGAAGAGACCAAATTCGGTTTGGATGAAACGGAGCTCAATGATATAATGGCCCATGTGGCAGTACTTAAAAATGTACAGATAAAAGGTTTGATGGGTATGGCAAGTTTCAGCAATGATGAAGTGCTGGTGCGCAACGAATTCAGGCAATTGAAAAAACTCTTTGAACAATTAGGTCAGCCTGGAATCACAAATATTAAACCTGAAATTCTATCCATGGGTATGAGTGGCGACTATACAATGGCGATAGAAGAGGGTAGCACCATGGTGCGTGTGGGGAGCCTTCTTTTTGGAGCGAGAGCGTAG
- a CDS encoding phytoene desaturase family protein has translation MRKPFKSGYDVIIIGAGVGGLTAGALLSKAGLSVCILEKEPHVGGYLAGFRRRDFRFDTAIHWLNQCGPEGVAGKIFAILGEDHPVAVPQKRIRRYIGNSHNYLLTDNPEELKATWIQEFPHEKKGIENFFKAAKKIGAAFNEYSTVFRAEESMGFWEKLKNKLPLIKFGSAFIPHLGYSGEDGITKGLNRYFKEKKLHDIFAADGDVIGCMVPIGWAYYGDFQSPPKGGGQVIPEWLSHLVHYYQNDVFTNCEVEQVLLEDNRAAGVILKHRSEVLQLKARHVIAACDVESLYDKMLPASVLSKKSRRQLKEADIYSSSLTISIALDCTPAQLGFNEELIHISSDQASIEEHSGGDPLKSEIVVLTPSLRDPSLAPEGCGTLTVFMPAYMSFRNGWCTTRDEHGNYIRNEDYRRLKNEIAEVLIDRLSKIIAPELRSHILFYDVATPVTHWRYTGNKQGTMMGAKPGKANMKNKVAQYRTPITNLLVGGQWAELGGGVPIAVKAGTNAALLVLQKENKKAFTLLAHYMDAKITVAEFNDAGIFRTYGGSWEAKPTPAERKKALEPGI, from the coding sequence ATGCGTAAGCCATTTAAGTCCGGGTATGACGTAATCATCATAGGGGCGGGTGTCGGCGGATTAACAGCCGGAGCATTATTAAGTAAAGCAGGACTCTCCGTTTGTATTCTGGAGAAGGAGCCGCATGTAGGCGGTTATCTTGCAGGGTTTCGCAGGAGGGATTTTCGCTTTGATACGGCTATTCACTGGTTGAATCAATGCGGACCTGAGGGTGTGGCGGGAAAAATATTTGCGATATTGGGGGAGGACCATCCCGTTGCTGTTCCGCAAAAAAGAATCAGGCGATACATAGGAAATAGTCACAATTACCTGCTTACCGATAATCCTGAAGAATTAAAAGCAACGTGGATACAGGAGTTTCCTCATGAAAAAAAAGGCATAGAGAACTTTTTTAAGGCGGCTAAAAAAATAGGAGCAGCTTTCAATGAGTACAGTACAGTATTCCGCGCCGAGGAAAGTATGGGTTTTTGGGAAAAACTAAAAAACAAGTTACCTCTCATTAAGTTTGGGTCGGCATTTATTCCGCACCTGGGGTATTCAGGTGAGGACGGTATTACCAAAGGGCTGAACCGGTATTTTAAAGAAAAAAAGCTGCACGACATATTTGCTGCTGATGGAGATGTAATAGGCTGTATGGTGCCTATTGGATGGGCTTACTATGGCGATTTTCAGTCACCACCCAAGGGCGGAGGACAAGTGATTCCCGAGTGGCTCAGCCACCTGGTTCATTATTATCAAAATGATGTTTTTACCAATTGCGAGGTTGAACAGGTATTGCTCGAGGATAACAGGGCCGCAGGAGTAATTTTGAAACACAGGAGTGAAGTACTCCAGCTCAAAGCCAGACATGTAATTGCCGCCTGCGATGTAGAATCTTTATACGATAAAATGCTGCCAGCCTCTGTACTTTCAAAAAAGTCAAGAAGGCAGTTGAAGGAAGCCGATATATACAGCAGTTCGCTGACTATTTCTATAGCATTGGATTGTACGCCCGCACAACTTGGATTTAATGAAGAACTGATCCATATCAGCTCTGATCAGGCCAGCATCGAGGAGCATTCGGGTGGCGATCCGCTGAAAAGTGAAATAGTAGTGCTTACACCTTCCTTGAGAGATCCTTCTTTGGCTCCTGAAGGCTGTGGCACGTTAACGGTATTCATGCCGGCTTATATGTCTTTCAGAAACGGGTGGTGTACCACCAGAGATGAACATGGCAATTATATAAGGAACGAGGATTACAGGCGTCTTAAAAACGAGATTGCTGAAGTTTTAATTGATCGGTTAAGCAAAATTATCGCCCCGGAACTGCGCTCGCATATTCTTTTTTATGATGTTGCTACACCGGTAACACATTGGAGATATACCGGTAATAAGCAAGGTACGATGATGGGAGCCAAGCCGGGTAAAGCAAATATGAAGAATAAAGTGGCTCAATATCGTACACCCATTACGAATCTGCTGGTGGGAGGTCAGTGGGCTGAATTGGGTGGAGGCGTACCTATTGCAGTTAAAGCGGGTACTAATGCGGCTTTGCTGGTTTTGCAAAAAGAAAATAAAAAAGCCTTCACCTTACTGGCTCATTATATGGACGCTAAAATAACCGTTGCTGAATTTAATGATGCCGGCATTTTTCGTACCTATGGCGGGTCCTGGGAGGCTAAACCTACACCGGCGGAGCGAAAAAAAGCACTAGAACCTGGTATATAA
- a CDS encoding DUF2490 domain-containing protein, translating to MIKRFAAIVIPVFFLFNHLSAQTRQEQSGWFFFMNTIKFNEKWGLHADVQVRSHDNWDGVRSVLLRPGLTYYIKPNQNATLGYLYTPTIPQDGATLTEHRIWEQYIISHKAFTGGLSHRFRLEQRFIEKAGDERVFAQRLRYFFRHIQPLKSGENGFVKGPFAALQNEVFANIHNQKNTNNHFFDQNRAYIAAGYRFSKKLDAEAGYMNVFAKGATANTVNNVVQVALYTRF from the coding sequence ATGATTAAAAGATTTGCCGCCATTGTAATTCCTGTTTTTTTCCTATTCAACCATTTGTCTGCCCAAACCAGGCAGGAACAAAGCGGTTGGTTTTTCTTTATGAATACTATTAAGTTCAACGAGAAATGGGGATTGCATGCAGATGTTCAGGTGCGCAGCCATGACAACTGGGACGGGGTACGCAGTGTTTTATTAAGACCCGGTTTAACCTATTATATCAAACCCAATCAAAATGCCACCCTGGGTTATTTATATACACCCACCATCCCTCAAGACGGGGCTACCCTAACAGAGCACAGGATATGGGAACAGTATATTATTTCCCATAAAGCTTTTACCGGCGGTTTGAGCCATCGCTTCAGGCTGGAGCAGCGCTTCATTGAAAAGGCGGGAGATGAAAGAGTTTTTGCGCAAAGACTGCGCTACTTTTTCAGGCATATTCAACCGTTAAAGTCAGGTGAAAATGGTTTTGTTAAAGGGCCCTTTGCTGCATTGCAGAATGAAGTGTTTGCAAATATTCATAATCAAAAGAATACCAACAATCATTTCTTCGATCAGAACCGGGCTTATATAGCTGCGGGGTATCGCTTCTCTAAAAAATTGGATGCAGAAGCCGGATACATGAATGTGTTTGCAAAAGGCGCTACTGCAAACACCGTTAACAATGTGGTGCAAGTTGCGTTATATACCAGGTTCTAG
- a CDS encoding exonuclease/endonuclease/phosphatase family protein translates to MKTICNWLFFVLFFFSCGKEKPDDSAQPAGPLKDYNKDIIIANWNIEWFGDPSGFEGDLNDQEANAAKVLKYLNADLYGLCEIVDTARFGRMIRNNLGDDFRYNVSFFSNGAQKMAYVYNRHIFRNVSLRPFMGISAPAYYNFGNRYPYLLHADLTVNGTRKPVSFILIHAKADEEQASYNRRSGGSVEMKDSLDTYYSGMYFMILGDFNDNFDKSILPGQPSPYLNFLADQARYQPITRPLNIPGNQSTLNYANSVIDQQIISSNMNNWYMPASVRIRTDVINVVPAYSSGNTSDHYPVTSVYRIHP, encoded by the coding sequence ATGAAGACCATCTGCAACTGGCTGTTTTTTGTGCTTTTCTTTTTTTCCTGTGGAAAAGAAAAGCCGGATGATTCCGCTCAGCCCGCGGGGCCACTTAAAGACTACAATAAAGACATAATCATCGCCAACTGGAATATAGAATGGTTTGGTGATCCATCCGGATTTGAGGGAGACCTGAATGACCAGGAGGCGAACGCGGCTAAGGTACTGAAGTATCTGAATGCAGACCTGTATGGACTTTGTGAGATAGTGGATACTGCCCGTTTTGGCCGCATGATCAGGAACAACCTGGGTGATGATTTCCGGTATAATGTTTCATTTTTCTCCAATGGCGCTCAGAAGATGGCATATGTGTACAACAGGCATATTTTTAGAAACGTATCATTAAGACCGTTTATGGGGATCAGCGCTCCTGCGTATTATAATTTTGGAAACCGGTATCCCTATCTGCTTCACGCCGACCTAACTGTTAATGGTACAAGGAAACCCGTTAGCTTTATACTCATTCATGCCAAGGCTGATGAAGAACAGGCCAGCTATAACCGCAGATCAGGTGGTTCTGTCGAAATGAAGGACAGCCTGGATACGTACTACAGCGGAATGTATTTTATGATACTGGGAGATTTTAATGATAATTTCGATAAAAGTATCCTTCCCGGACAACCATCGCCTTACCTGAATTTCCTGGCCGATCAGGCAAGGTACCAACCCATTACCCGGCCGTTAAATATCCCGGGCAATCAATCTACATTGAATTATGCTAATTCTGTAATTGATCAGCAAATTATCAGTAGCAATATGAATAATTGGTACATGCCGGCTTCCGTAAGAATAAGAACAGACGTGATCAACGTTGTGCCTGCCTATAGCTCGGGCAATACCTCCGATCATTATCCCGTAACCTCTGTTTACAGAATCCATCCTTAG
- a CDS encoding transcriptional regulator, protein MENLTIERDKSVIVCQASSFPDGVMAAFQQLHSKVPDAFQRTTYGISRPEGNIDQIIYKAAVDEAYNGEGRSLGLDTMTIPAGNYKSCTIDDFMKNPQAIGSAFTGLLKTPGLDPEGFCLEIYKNDREVICAVPLK, encoded by the coding sequence ATGGAAAATCTTACCATTGAAAGAGATAAAAGCGTAATTGTTTGCCAGGCCAGTTCTTTCCCCGACGGAGTTATGGCTGCTTTCCAACAGCTGCATAGCAAAGTGCCGGATGCTTTCCAAAGAACTACTTATGGCATTTCGAGACCTGAAGGCAATATTGACCAAATTATTTATAAAGCTGCAGTAGATGAGGCTTACAATGGGGAAGGGAGATCGCTGGGATTGGATACCATGACTATACCGGCGGGGAATTACAAAAGTTGTACTATTGACGATTTTATGAAGAACCCTCAGGCAATTGGATCAGCTTTCACCGGGTTGTTAAAAACACCCGGGTTGGATCCGGAAGGATTTTGCCTGGAAATCTATAAAAATGATCGGGAAGTGATTTGTGCGGTGCCCTTGAAATAA
- a CDS encoding dihydrofolate reductase family protein has product MSRIFVSNWITLDGIFSGAGGDTGWFTSDEELMNYNLERLNEADTILMGRITYDLMAGYWPLAQAQQDFAGAYQFMNESRKHIFSTTVNKSGWDRCIFHNEVSPKVINDIKTSAGKDIVILGSGKLSARLHNLRLIDEYHLLLDPQIKVEGRRFFDDIQKSKLKLKNMKKFECGVVYLQYVVVK; this is encoded by the coding sequence ATGAGCAGAATATTTGTTTCGAATTGGATCACTTTAGATGGTATTTTTTCCGGTGCCGGCGGAGATACAGGCTGGTTCACCAGCGATGAAGAACTGATGAACTATAATTTGGAGCGGTTGAATGAGGCGGATACAATACTTATGGGGCGTATAACTTATGATCTGATGGCCGGCTACTGGCCCCTGGCTCAGGCGCAGCAGGATTTTGCCGGCGCTTATCAATTTATGAATGAAAGCCGGAAGCATATATTTTCTACAACCGTGAATAAGTCAGGTTGGGATCGTTGTATTTTTCACAATGAGGTTAGTCCCAAAGTGATAAATGATATTAAAACCTCAGCCGGAAAGGATATTGTCATTTTAGGCAGTGGAAAATTGTCTGCCCGGCTACACAATCTGCGATTGATAGACGAGTACCATCTCCTTTTGGATCCGCAAATTAAAGTCGAAGGAAGAAGATTTTTCGACGACATACAGAAGTCGAAACTGAAATTAAAAAATATGAAGAAGTTTGAGTGTGGCGTTGTTTACCTGCAATATGTTGTTGTTAAATGA
- a CDS encoding VOC family protein yields the protein MNNKIYPCIWLDKNGREAATYYKSIFPDTHIDEDNGMVIMLSISGQNLMLLNAGPHFKPNASISFLIANEDEQETTRLFNELSRDGIVLMALDSYPFSTKYGWVRDKFGVTWQLYTGEKGNAGQYFIPTLMYANQQNGRAREAIELYTKIFPGSKTEGIMEYDGKEDTKGNVQHAQFHIDHFTMACMDSSLNHQFNFDEGISLVVITADQQETDYYWNNLVKDGGKESMCGWLKDKFGVSWQIVPQKLLILMNQEDRDKAKQVTDALMQMKKIDIDHLSAISVS from the coding sequence ATGAATAACAAAATATACCCCTGTATATGGCTGGATAAAAACGGCAGAGAGGCGGCAACATACTATAAAAGTATTTTTCCTGATACCCATATTGACGAAGATAACGGCATGGTGATCATGCTAAGCATCAGCGGGCAAAACCTGATGCTGCTGAACGCCGGTCCGCATTTTAAACCTAATGCCTCCATTTCTTTTTTGATTGCCAACGAGGATGAGCAGGAAACAACAAGACTGTTTAATGAATTGTCGCGGGATGGTATTGTTTTAATGGCGTTAGATAGTTATCCTTTCAGCACAAAATATGGCTGGGTGCGCGACAAGTTTGGTGTTACCTGGCAGCTGTATACAGGCGAGAAAGGGAATGCCGGCCAGTATTTTATTCCTACCTTAATGTACGCTAATCAACAGAACGGAAGGGCCAGAGAAGCTATTGAACTGTATACCAAAATATTCCCGGGTTCGAAAACAGAAGGCATTATGGAGTATGACGGAAAAGAAGATACGAAGGGGAATGTGCAACATGCGCAGTTTCATATCGATCATTTTACAATGGCTTGCATGGATAGCTCCCTAAATCACCAGTTTAATTTTGATGAGGGGATTTCTTTGGTCGTAATTACTGCTGATCAGCAGGAGACGGACTATTATTGGAACAACCTGGTTAAAGACGGGGGGAAAGAAAGTATGTGTGGATGGTTGAAAGATAAATTTGGAGTAAGCTGGCAAATTGTACCACAAAAGTTATTGATCCTGATGAACCAGGAGGACCGCGATAAAGCGAAGCAGGTTACCGATGCGCTGATGCAGATGAAAAAAATAGATATCGACCATTTAAGCGCTATCTCCGTATCCTGA
- a CDS encoding SRPBCC family protein has translation MKDLNFSIVISAPVEKVWETLWNDHTYRKWTAPFNPGSYMESDWQVGGKTLFLDAERNGMLSTIKTLESPRLVEFSHYGELNKGVEDTTSDRVRSYAGAVERYELLPDEKGTLLKVLVQTNDEYEQMMNDGFTKSLQELKELAEYTDSPVNTKHDYN, from the coding sequence ATGAAAGACCTTAATTTCTCAATTGTTATCAGTGCACCTGTTGAAAAAGTATGGGAAACCCTTTGGAATGATCATACCTACCGCAAATGGACAGCTCCCTTTAATCCGGGGTCTTATATGGAGAGCGACTGGCAGGTGGGAGGTAAGACCTTATTCCTCGATGCGGAGCGAAACGGAATGCTCTCAACGATAAAGACGCTGGAATCTCCCAGGCTTGTAGAATTTTCTCATTACGGGGAACTCAATAAAGGAGTAGAAGATACCACCAGCGATCGGGTAAGATCTTACGCCGGCGCTGTAGAACGGTATGAGTTATTGCCGGATGAAAAAGGAACTTTATTGAAGGTGCTGGTTCAAACTAACGATGAATACGAGCAAATGATGAATGACGGATTTACTAAAAGCCTGCAGGAATTAAAAGAACTGGCAGAGTATACCGATAGCCCGGTTAATACAAAACATGATTATAATTAA